ATGCCTTAATGGCGCCCACGATGTACTGCACGAGATTATTTCCCGCGGTTTGGTATCCACCGAGGCCGTCCCGATTGAGTACATAGATCGTTCCTTCCTTGCCGCCACCGATCATCAGGTGCGGATAATTTCCCGGCTGGTCGGGCAACAGCAAAACCCCGGCCGAGGAAACGTCCCAGTCAGTCCCATTGAGAGTCGCGTAATTATCTGGGGCGTAGAAATCGGCGAGTCCCAGGATGCCATTGTTCGGGGTCAGCTTCAGCACCGACGAGCCGAAGTCATCTGTAGAATCGAACGTTCCGTTTCCGGTCTGCAAAAAAATATTGCCGCTCGTATCCGCCGCAAGCCCGCCGCCCATTTGCCATACGCCTCCTTCTTTGCCGTCCGGAGTGGTGCAGAAGACGTACTTCTGTTGCAGGGTTTGAGAATCGTAACCGAGAACCCAGCCGTGATACGGTTGCGTGTCCTGGTCGCCTGCCGTAGCCACATAGACCACACTGTTGACGTCCTGGGCGGATTGGGAAAGCAGCAACCCAGGACGTGAGTTCTCGCGCAGGCCATCGAACGCCAGCACCCCGCCCGAACTGCCCTCGCCTGTCCCGGGAACCGACGCCTGGATGACAACTGGGCCGCCGAATTTCTCCTGTCCGGTGGTGATGTCCAGGGCATGCAATCGGTGGACATAACTTCCGCTGCACGCCGTCGTTTGTCCCTCCAGAGTTCGCGCTTCCACATAGATCGTATTGGTAGTGGGATCAATGACCGGAGTCGGCGTGATGCCGATAATCGACGAACTGATCCCGACACACGATCCAGGTACGGGCACTACATTGGGAGGATCGATGAAGCTTACCCTCCATAGCGCGCCAGTGGGCACTTTTCCGTCGGCATCAAAGGCGTATACGCTGTCATTGGCAGTGCCGAGATAGACTACGTTGTGGTATCCGGCACTGCCGTTCATCGGATGCGGAAGGTATACGTTGGCCACATAAAGCGGTTGGCCCTGGACTTGTGCGTCGATCGGAAGAGAAAAGAGCTTTCCAAAAGTGTTGACGTTTACGTTTTGCGGAGTGAGCACCGTTTCCTGCAAGTTCTGGCCGGTACGCGAGTTGTCATTCTTGTTGGTGTACATTCCCGCATAACTCACCAGGTATGCGGTGGCTGTGCCCGATGTGATTTTATCTGCCACGCTGATCGCACTGACCGTATGGGCGCCGATCGCAAAGGTTGCCGGTGGACTATAGAGGCCGGTCGTACTAATGGTGCCGACCGTTGCGTTGCCGCCCAAGTGGCCATCGACGAACCATCTCACGCTCGTGTTGGTTGTGCCCGTGACCGTGGCGGTGAATTGCTGGGTGACCTTCGAAGTCACCGGCGCTGACAAGGGATGTACCGCAACCGTAATGGTAGAAGGATACTGAGGGCTCGGTTCAAGCTGCCTTGAGCTGCCTTCGGCGGATTTTCCGCCAGGCAGGCCGGCGTATGAGACGGGTTGGAGGGCAGCATTCTTGCTAAAGGCGCCTTGCGCACGCTGCGGGGTAGCAATCCCTGCCAAAACAAGACCGGCGGTAACGAACAGGGCCCAGCAACCGAGGGTGGTGAGTTTCATCGGACAGATCCACGTTTCATTTGAAATGCCTCATTCGAAGAACGCCGGAAACTATACAGTCCCCTCTTCTGTTTTGGATAGTGTGAAAATATCTGCCTATGCGCCTGACAACTTGAAAGCTATCGCCGCGTCAATCCTTTGATCAGCTTCCGATATTGCGGATAGCCTGGGCAGTTCCGGCCGTTTCCCGATCTCAAAACAAAAAGCACGCGCCGGTAAAGACGCGTGCCTCTCATGCGAAGAGAAACAAAACCTGCGAGCCGGAAGATCCGCGAACAGCGAAGATATTGTCTACCGCCCGAAGTACTTGGCGTTGCGCTCGGTGAAGGCGTTCCACTTTTCCGGCAGGTCATCGAGGGCGAAGATGGCCGAGACCGGACACACCGGAACGCAGGCGCCGCAATCAATACATTCCACCGGATCGATATACAACAACTCTTCGGTCGCGTACGCGGGCTCATCTTTCTTGGGATGAATGCAGTCCACCGGACACGCATCCACGCATGCAGTGTCTTTGGTGCCGATGCATGGCTCAGCAATCACGTAGGTCATAAAAGTATCAGTCTCCTAGGAGTATGGTTCCTATTTTACTACCGCGGCGGATCGGTGACCGCACATTCTAACAAGAATGGAGGCGGCTGGTACAGGGCGGGCTCGGGCGGGCATTTCTGGTACCAAGACGATGGCCGCGGCCTGATCCGGGCCACACGAAAGTAATTTGGCGGTCCGAGATGTGAATGAGTTAATACTCAGAGATGTGCAGTGCGACCTCCACGACGAAGGCGCCTCCATGGAAATGCGAAAGATTCTGGTTTCCCTGATCACCGAAGACAACGATTACCAGCTTGAACAAGCGGCGTCGGCGCAAGCGGCCGCTCTCAGACTTGGGGCAAACGTTGAGATCATTTATTCCGGCAACGACGCCGTGCAGCAGACCCAGCAGATTCTTACCTTTATCCAAGACCCCGCCAAACGCCCCGTTGCCATTCTGACGGAACCGGTAGGTACGGGGATGCCACAGATCGCAAAGGCCGCGGTGGGAGCGGGCATCGCGTGGGGCATCATTAACACTGACGTCGACTACATCTCGCAACTGCGGCAACAAAGTTCGGTTCCGGTTTTCTGCGTCCTGTCGGATCATGAAGCCATTGGGAAGATTCAAGGCCAGCAGATTGCCGCATTCCTGGGTGAGCAGGGATGCGTCCTTCATATCGAAGGCCCTGCGGTACGCGATGTGGCGAAAGTCCGCACTAAAGGGATGCTCTCGACCAAGCCGCCGGGGATTGCGGTTAAGACCCTCAAGGGCGACTGGACTCAGAACAGCGGATACCATGCCATTAAATCGTGGCTGTCGCTGAGTACGTCGCGGCAGCTGAATGTGGGACTGATCGCATGCCAAAACGATGACATGGCGCTCGGAGCACGCCGCGCGTTTGAGGATCTGGGGAATATGAGCGAGCGCGATGCGTGGCTTCGGCTGCCCATTACGGGATGTGACGGTGTACCCCGTTCCGGCCAGGAGTGGGTTCGCCAAGGTCGCCTAGCGGCCACGGTGATTTGCCCGCCGCTGATCGGGGACGCCATGCAATTGCTGGCCACGGCCTTCACGGCCGGCGTGCAGCCTCCGGGACGCACAGTCATAGCTCCGATTTCCTTTCCTGCCCTGAAGGAGCTACAGAAACCACGCAGCGCTGGTGCGGCCGGGGGCAGGGGCTAACGGGAAGTGGGCGGTGATCAGTCATCAGTGATCAGTCATCAGTAATCGGTCATTAGTAATCAGCGATCAATTCAGTGGTCAGGGGAAGCTGCATCTTTTCATCGACCATCCCTGTAGTCGCAAAGATCAAAAGAAAAAGGCTGGCAGCGGTTTGCTGCCAGCCTTTTTCGTTTCGACTCGGATTTCTTAGCGATGTCCGCCGCCATGCCCACCGCCGCCATGGAAGCCACCGCCACCGTGGAAGCCACCGCCACCGTGGAAGCCACCGCCGCCGCGCGCTCCGCCACCGTGGAAGCTGCCGCCGCCGCGGACTGCGCCGCCATGAAAACCGCCAACGGAACCGCGACCATAGCCGCCGCGGGCAAAGCCGCGTCCGCCTACAAAGCCGCGTCCATAGAAGCCACGACCGCCTACAAAACCGCGACCGTAGTATCCACGGCCCCAGTAGCCATGTCCCCAACCCCAGCCCCAGCCGTACCAGGGACCGGCGCCGATAAAGACTCCGTTCACGAACCAGCGCGGACCGTAGAATCCGTAGGGCGCGCAAGCGTACGGATAATAAGAATAATACCCGTATGAGCATACGGGAGGCGCCGCATACGCCTGATCGTAACCCTGATCATATTGCTGATCGTTCTGCTGATCGTTTTGCTGATCGTTGTATTGTCGATTCGGGTATTGCTGATTCGGGTAAGGTTGATTGGGCTGGTTGTTGTAGCCCTGGTTGCCCTGATCGGAGTAGGTCTGGTTCTGATTATAAGTCTGGTTCTGATTCTGATCGTCGTAAGCCGGACCGTTGTCCGACTGTGCCTGCGAATAAGTCAGCGGCAGCATCAGCACGACCAGCATCGCTAAATATTTTATGTAACGCATATGAACCCCCTTGGCTCCAGATTCGCGCAGTCCTATCGAAACTGGAAACCTTCAAAGACCGTGGTCTTGGTGGTCGCCTTTTGACCATCCCGTCGGGCCACTGGCTTCTAGTTATTTGAACGCGGCAGGCGAAGAAAAGTTGCAAGATTGGAGTGGCTCATTTCAACCATCCCGCCCAAATTCAACCACTTACAAGCCGCTATGCCTGCGGGAGGGACATCCTTGAGTCGATCCTGCTGCCTCCAGGCTCTGGGAAAAGAATGAGCCTGGTCTTAAACGGCAAGAGCACAGCGAGATCGTTCCGCTGTGCTCCTATATCAGGCTAGTGGTTGGGACGCGATTGAGCGCAGGCCATTACCGGCGTCCGCCGCCGTGGAAACCGCCGCGCGCTACTGCCCCGCCGCGGAATCCGCCGACTGGGCCATGGCCGACCGGACCATGGCCGACCGGACCATGGGCCACGAAACCACGACCCGCCCACGCGCGTCCCCATCCGGCATGACCGTACCACGGGCGACCATACCAGCCGTTCGCTCGCCCCCAACCGCCTAACCACGCCGGCCCATGAAACCACGGTCCGGCCCCGACGAACACACCTCCCACAAACCAGTCAGGACTGTAGTAGCCATAGGGTGCGCAAGCGTAGGGGGCGTATCCATAGTATCCATACGCACAGACCGGAGCACCCGCAGCAATGCCAACTCCCACCGGGCCAACGCCAATCCCGACTCGAACCTGTGCTTGCGAATACGCCAGCGGAACCATCAGCACCGCCACCAACGCAACATATTTCAAGTAACGCATATTCACCTCCCGCTTCAGATCCGGTCACCTCGTCCAGATCCGGAAGCTCGATCTATCTACAAATTTGAACCGTTCAGGAGGGAAAAAGTTGCGGGAGCCAGGGTGGCTAATTTCAGCCATCCCGCTCAAATTCAACCACTTACAAGACTTCGGCAAAAGCAGGAACCAACCGTTTCGTTTTTTTAAGGGTCTAGGGGCGGTAAATCCAGGCTTGCGCCGTAGCGTCCGGGTTGTTCGGATATCCCCCTGCGAGCAGCACGCTGCCATCGCGCAGTTTGGTCTCGGACAGGTAATGCCAGGAATCGCTCATCTGTCCAGACGCCACCAGGAACTTCCCGCTCGCCGGATCGAAGACTTCCACTTCTTTACTTCCGCCGGCAATCAGCAGCTTTCCGGAAGGTAACTGCACAGCCTCATCGGGCAACTTGAAGCGCTTATCGTTCAGCGACGCCGCCGCCGTGAACTTCCCCGTGCGCGGATCATAAATCTCGGCCGCGTTCAGATTCCCATTCCAGCCGCGTTCGTCGGAGCCCCCCGCGATGAGCACTCTCCCA
Above is a window of Candidatus Sulfotelmatobacter sp. DNA encoding:
- a CDS encoding ferredoxin family protein — translated: MTYVIAEPCIGTKDTACVDACPVDCIHPKKDEPAYATEELLYIDPVECIDCGACVPVCPVSAIFALDDLPEKWNAFTERNAKYFGR
- a CDS encoding substrate-binding domain-containing protein; translation: MNELILRDVQCDLHDEGASMEMRKILVSLITEDNDYQLEQAASAQAAALRLGANVEIIYSGNDAVQQTQQILTFIQDPAKRPVAILTEPVGTGMPQIAKAAVGAGIAWGIINTDVDYISQLRQQSSVPVFCVLSDHEAIGKIQGQQIAAFLGEQGCVLHIEGPAVRDVAKVRTKGMLSTKPPGIAVKTLKGDWTQNSGYHAIKSWLSLSTSRQLNVGLIACQNDDMALGARRAFEDLGNMSERDAWLRLPITGCDGVPRSGQEWVRQGRLAATVICPPLIGDAMQLLATAFTAGVQPPGRTVIAPISFPALKELQKPRSAGAAGGRG